GTCGGGCGCTACCTCTACCAGAAGGTGCAGGTGCTCGCCGTGGGCGAGAACACGCTGCTCGCCCCCGGTGAGACGGCCCCGGAGGAGGAGACCACCAACAACGGCATCATCACCTTCAACGTCCCGGCGGTGGCGGCACAATGGATCGCGGCCGCCCAGGAGAACGGTGGGATCTACCTCAGCCTCGTGGGCCCGGACTACACCCCCGAGGCGCTGCCCGCCCCCGACCCGAACGCGCCGCTGCCGGGTGAGGATCCCGCGCAGATCACCCCCTATGGTCCGACCGGCAACGAAGAATAGGCAGGACATCACGTGACACGGCCCTTCTCCGGCGAACCAGGTGACGGCCTCCCGAGCCCGGGAGCGCCCGCCGCCGGCGGGGGCGCGCCCCGGATCGGCGTCGCCGTCATCGACAACGATCAGGCCACCCGCTCCCGGCTCGCCATGCAGCTCGGCAACGGCACGGTGGCCTTCGGCTCCATCGCCGAGCTGGGCTCGTCGTTGACCGGCGCGCCCGTGGTGGCGGTCCTGGGCCCGTCGTTCGCCGCCAACGAGGAGCTCGTGTCCGCCGAGCAGCTGCTCGCCGCCCGCCGCGAGGTCGGCGCCATCATGGTCACCGACGAGCTGTCCACCGAGCTGCTCCAGCGGGCGCTGCGCGCCGGGGTGAAGGACGTCCTCCAGGCCCCTGTCGACAGCACCCAGTTCGATGCCGCGGTGCAGCGGGTCGCCAACGGGCTCGTCGCCGCGCCGGTGTCCTCGGCGAGCGCCGGTGCCGAGGTGCTCGGCGACGGCGAGCTGGGTCGGGTCATCATGGTCTTCTCGACCAAGGGCGGGTCGGGGAAGTCGGTCATCGCCTCCAACCTCGCCGTGCTGCTGGCCGAGCGGAGCGAGAAGCCGGTCGTCCTGGTCGACGCCGACCTGCAGTTCGGCGACGTGGCGGTGATGCTCAAGCTGGCCCCGCAGCACACCATCGTCGACGCGGTGAGCGCGCTCGACCGGCTCGACTCCCAGTTCCTCCACCAGTTGCTCACCGAGCACCAGCCCGAGAACCTCCTCGTGCTCCCCGCACCCCTCGAGCCGGCCTTCGCCGACCAGATCGGGGCCACCGAGATGGTGGGGATCGTCGAGACGCTGCGCACGTTCGCCGGGTTCGTCGTGATCGACACCCCCGCCTACTTCAACGACGTCGTGCTCGGCCTCATCGAGGTCAGCGACGACGTCCTGCTCGTGGCGGGCATGGACATCCCGAACATCAAGAACGTCAAGATCGGCCTCCAGACGCTCCGCCTCCTCAACACCCCGATGGAGAAGCTCCGGCTCATCCTCAACCGGGCGAATTCGAAGGTGCGACTCGACGTCTCCGAGGTCGAGCGAACCCTCGGGGTGCAGGCCGACGCCCTCATCCCGAGCGACATCGTGGTCCCCCAGTCCGTCAACCGGGGCGAGCCCGTCGTGACCGCGGCTCCCAAGTCGGGCGTCACCAAGGCGTTCGAGCAGCTGGCCGATCTCTTCATCCCCACCCCGGCGAAGAAGCGGCGCAAGTGACCGCCCCCGCTCCACGCCCGCGTCACACGAGGTAGGCGACATGTCCCTGTACAAGCGACTCCACGACGTCCAGGCCGCACCCGCCTCGGGCAGCAACCGCCGAGACCCGGTGCTCGACGAGCTGCGCCAGCGGATCCACCACAACCTGATCGACGACCTCGGGCCGATCATCTACGACAAGCGACTCTCCGAGGACGACCTGCGCAAGCGGGTCAACGAGCAGCTCCACGCCGCCCTGGCCCAGGAGCGGGCGCCGCTGTCGGCGGCCGACAAGGCCCAGCTCATCCAGGACGTCTCCGACGACATCCTCGGCTACGGCCCGATCGACCGGCTCCTGAAGGACGACGACATCACCGAGGTGATGGTCAACGGCCCCGAGGCCGTCTACGTCGAGCGCAACGGCAAGATCGAGCTCTCCTCGGCGACGTTCGTCGACGAGGTCCACCTCCGCCGCATCATCGACAAGATCGTCGGCGAGATCGGCCGTCGCGTCGACGAGTCGAACCCCCTCTGCGACGCCCGCCTCCCCGACGGCTCCCGTGTCAACGCCGTGGTGCACCCCCTCGCCATCGGCGGGCCGTTCCTCACCATCCGGAAGTTCTCCCGCGAGAAGCTCCAGATCGACGACCTCATCCGCTACGGCACGCTCAACGCCCACGCCGCCCGCTTCCTGCAGGCCTGCGTCGTCGGTCGGCTCAACGTGATGGTCTCCGGCGGCACCGGGACGGGGAAGACGACGACGCTGAACGTGCTCTCGTCGTTCATCCCCGAGACGGAGCGGATCGTCACCGTCGAGGACGCGAAGGAGCTCCAGCTCCACCAGGACCACGTCCTCTCGCTCGAGGCACGGCCGTCCAACATCGAGGGGCGCGGCGAGGTCACGATCCGCGACCTCGTGAAGAACTGCCTCCGCATGCGGCCCGACCGGATCGTGGTGGGGGAGTGCCGCAGCGGCGAGGCCCTCGACATGCTCCAGGCGATGAACACCGGCCACGACGGCTCGTTGACCACCGTGCACTCGAACAGCCCCCGCGACACCCTCGCCCGCCTCGAGACCCTGGTGCTCATGGCCGGGTTCGACCTGCCCGTCCGCGCCATCCGGGAGCAGGTGGCTTCGGCACTCGACCTGATCGTCCACCTCAGCCGTCTCCGCGACGGCACCCGGCGGATCACCCACGTCACCGAGGTCCAGGGCATGGAAGGCGACGTCATCACCCTCCAGGACATCTTCCTGTTCGACTTCGGCATGGGGGTCGACGAGCAGGGCCGGTTCAAGGGCCACCTCAAGGCGACCGGCGTGCGTCCCAAGTTCGCCGAGAAGCTCGCCGACCTCGGGATCCGCCTCGGCCAGGAGGTCTTCCAGCCGGAAGCCTTCGCCCGCCGGGCGTCGGTCTGAGGTGATGGACGTGACCGCGACCCCGTCGTCCGCCCGACGTCTCGTCGTGCCGCTCGCCACGGTGGTGGCGGTCCTCGTCGCCGTGTCGGCGATCGCGCTGCCCAGCGGCCGGGTCGGCGCCCAGTCGTCGTCCACGCTGGTGCTGCGTGCCGTCGACACCGTCGAGCCGGCGTCGTCGAGCCTCCAGTTCCTCTGGACCGGATCGCCGGCGGACGCCGCCGACGCCACCCTCACCGAGAACGGCTCCGCGATCGAGACCGACGCCGCTCGCCCGCTGCCGACCTCCACGCCGATGTCGATCGCGTTGGTCTTCGACACGTCCGAGGCGATGGACTCCAGCGGTGCGCTCATCGAGGCGAAGGAGGCGGCCAAGGAGTGGATCGAGGGCCGGGAGGGCGCGCAGGTCGGCGCGCAGGCGTTCGCCGTCTACGTCGCGGCGGACACCGGGGTCCAGTTGCAGGGGTACACGACCGACACCGAG
This genomic interval from Acidimicrobiales bacterium contains the following:
- a CDS encoding P-loop NTPase — its product is MTRPFSGEPGDGLPSPGAPAAGGGAPRIGVAVIDNDQATRSRLAMQLGNGTVAFGSIAELGSSLTGAPVVAVLGPSFAANEELVSAEQLLAARREVGAIMVTDELSTELLQRALRAGVKDVLQAPVDSTQFDAAVQRVANGLVAAPVSSASAGAEVLGDGELGRVIMVFSTKGGSGKSVIASNLAVLLAERSEKPVVLVDADLQFGDVAVMLKLAPQHTIVDAVSALDRLDSQFLHQLLTEHQPENLLVLPAPLEPAFADQIGATEMVGIVETLRTFAGFVVIDTPAYFNDVVLGLIEVSDDVLLVAGMDIPNIKNVKIGLQTLRLLNTPMEKLRLILNRANSKVRLDVSEVERTLGVQADALIPSDIVVPQSVNRGEPVVTAAPKSGVTKAFEQLADLFIPTPAKKRRK
- a CDS encoding CpaF family protein, yielding MSLYKRLHDVQAAPASGSNRRDPVLDELRQRIHHNLIDDLGPIIYDKRLSEDDLRKRVNEQLHAALAQERAPLSAADKAQLIQDVSDDILGYGPIDRLLKDDDITEVMVNGPEAVYVERNGKIELSSATFVDEVHLRRIIDKIVGEIGRRVDESNPLCDARLPDGSRVNAVVHPLAIGGPFLTIRKFSREKLQIDDLIRYGTLNAHAARFLQACVVGRLNVMVSGGTGTGKTTTLNVLSSFIPETERIVTVEDAKELQLHQDHVLSLEARPSNIEGRGEVTIRDLVKNCLRMRPDRIVVGECRSGEALDMLQAMNTGHDGSLTTVHSNSPRDTLARLETLVLMAGFDLPVRAIREQVASALDLIVHLSRLRDGTRRITHVTEVQGMEGDVITLQDIFLFDFGMGVDEQGRFKGHLKATGVRPKFAEKLADLGIRLGQEVFQPEAFARRASV